In the Klebsiella aerogenes KCTC 2190 genome, one interval contains:
- a CDS encoding peroxiredoxin: protein MVLVTRQAPDFTAAAVLGNGEIVEKFNFKQHTNGKATVLFFWPMDFTFVCPSELIAFDKRYEEFQKRGVEVVGVSFDSEFVHNAWRNTPVDQGGIGPVKYAMVADIKREIQKAYGIEHPDEGVALRGSFLIDANGIVRHQVVNDLPLGRNIDEMLRMVDALQFHEEHGEVCPAQWEKGKEGMAASPEGVAKYLTENVSSL, encoded by the coding sequence ATGGTTCTGGTTACTCGTCAGGCTCCGGACTTTACCGCTGCAGCAGTATTAGGTAACGGCGAAATCGTTGAGAAATTCAACTTCAAACAGCACACCAACGGTAAAGCTACCGTCCTGTTCTTCTGGCCAATGGACTTCACTTTCGTTTGCCCGTCTGAACTGATCGCTTTCGACAAGCGCTACGAAGAATTCCAGAAACGCGGCGTAGAAGTGGTTGGCGTTTCCTTTGACTCCGAGTTCGTTCACAACGCATGGCGTAACACCCCGGTAGACCAGGGCGGTATTGGCCCGGTTAAATACGCGATGGTTGCCGACATCAAACGTGAAATTCAGAAAGCTTACGGCATCGAGCATCCGGACGAAGGCGTTGCGCTGCGTGGTTCCTTCCTGATCGACGCTAACGGCATCGTTCGCCACCAGGTTGTTAACGACCTGCCGCTGGGCCGTAACATCGACGAAATGCTGCGTATGGTTGACGCGCTGCAGTTCCACGAAGAGCACGGTGAAGTTTGCCCGGCTCAGTGGGAAAAAGGAAAAGAAGGTATGGCCGCTTCTCCGGAAGGCGTAGCTAAATACCTGACCGAAAACGTATCCAGCCTGTAA
- the proY gene encoding proline-specific permease ProY, which produces MESSNKLKRGLSTRHIRFMALGSAIGTGLFYGSADAIKMAGPSVLLAYIIGGVAAYIIMRALGEMSVHNPSASSFSRYAQENLGGLAGYITGWTYCFEILIVAIADVTAFGIYMGVWFPAVPHWIWVLSVVLIICAVNLMSVKVFGELEFWFSFFKVATIIIMILAGFGIIIWGIGNGGQPTGIHNLWSNGGFFSNGWLGMVMSLQMVMFAYGGIEIIGITAGEAKDPEKSIPRAINSVPMRILVFYVGTLFVIMSIYPWNLVGTNGSPFVLTFQHMGITFAAGILNFVVLTASLSAINSDVFGVGRMLHGMAEQGSAPKVFAKTSRRGTPWVTVLVMTVALLFAVYLNYIMPENVFLVIASLATFATVWVWIMILLSQIAFRRRLSPEEVKALKFKVPGGVATTVVGLLFLVFIIALIGYHPDTRISLYVGFAWIVLLLVGWKIKTRRDRQLAQAQ; this is translated from the coding sequence ATGGAAAGTAGTAACAAGCTTAAGCGCGGGCTAAGTACCCGGCACATTCGCTTTATGGCCCTTGGTTCCGCTATTGGTACCGGCCTGTTCTATGGTTCGGCAGACGCCATTAAAATGGCGGGGCCGAGCGTATTGTTGGCATACATTATCGGCGGCGTGGCGGCGTATATCATCATGCGCGCGCTGGGCGAAATGTCGGTGCATAACCCTTCCGCCAGCTCTTTCTCACGTTATGCGCAGGAGAACCTCGGCGGGCTGGCCGGCTATATCACCGGCTGGACCTATTGTTTTGAAATCCTGATCGTCGCGATTGCCGACGTGACCGCCTTCGGTATCTATATGGGCGTCTGGTTCCCGGCGGTGCCGCACTGGATATGGGTACTAAGCGTGGTGCTGATTATCTGCGCCGTCAATCTGATGAGCGTGAAGGTGTTCGGCGAACTGGAGTTCTGGTTCTCATTCTTTAAAGTCGCCACGATTATCATCATGATCCTTGCCGGTTTCGGCATCATCATCTGGGGTATCGGCAACGGCGGTCAGCCAACCGGTATTCATAACTTATGGAGTAACGGCGGCTTCTTCAGTAACGGCTGGCTGGGGATGGTGATGTCGCTGCAGATGGTGATGTTCGCCTACGGCGGAATTGAGATTATCGGTATCACCGCCGGTGAAGCGAAGGATCCGGAAAAATCCATTCCGCGGGCGATTAATTCGGTGCCGATGCGTATCCTGGTGTTCTACGTGGGGACGCTGTTCGTCATTATGTCTATCTATCCCTGGAACCTGGTGGGGACTAACGGCAGCCCGTTCGTGTTGACCTTCCAGCATATGGGAATTACCTTTGCCGCCGGCATCCTGAACTTCGTGGTGTTAACCGCCTCGCTATCGGCGATTAACAGCGACGTATTCGGCGTTGGCCGTATGCTGCACGGAATGGCCGAGCAGGGGAGCGCGCCGAAAGTGTTCGCCAAAACGTCGCGTCGCGGTACGCCGTGGGTGACGGTGCTGGTGATGACCGTGGCGCTGCTGTTTGCGGTCTATCTCAACTACATCATGCCGGAAAACGTCTTCCTGGTGATTGCGTCGTTGGCGACCTTCGCCACTGTGTGGGTGTGGATTATGATCCTGCTGTCGCAAATCGCTTTCCGTCGCCGCCTGTCGCCGGAAGAGGTGAAAGCGCTGAAGTTTAAAGTACCGGGCGGCGTGGCCACCACCGTGGTCGGCCTGCTGTTCCTGGTCTTTATCATCGCGCTTATCGGCTACCATCCGGATACCCGCATTTCGCTGTACGTCGGCTTTGCGTGGATCGTGCTGCTGCTGGTTGGCTGGAAAATTAAGACCCGCCGCGATCGCCAGTTAGCGCAGGCGCAGTAA
- the queA gene encoding tRNA preQ1(34) S-adenosylmethionine ribosyltransferase-isomerase QueA has protein sequence MRVTDFSFELPESLIAHYPQPERSSCRLLSLDGPTGALTHGTFTDLLDKLNPGDLLVFNNTRVIPARLFGRKASGGKIEVLVERMLDDKRILAHIRASKAPKPGAELLLGDDESINATMLARHGALFEVEFNDERPVLDILNSIGHMPLPPYIDRPDEHADRELYQTVYGTKPGAVAAPTAGLHFDDPLLEKLRAKGIEMAFVTLHVGAGTFQPVRVDSIEEHIMHSEYAEVPQDVVDAVLAAKARGNRVIAVGTTSVRSLESAAQAAKNGLIEPFFADTQIFIYPGYQYKVIDALVTNFHLPESTLIMLVSAFAGYQHTMNAYKAAVEQKYRFFSYGDAMFITYNPQAISERP, from the coding sequence ATGCGCGTTACCGATTTTTCCTTTGAATTACCTGAATCCCTGATTGCTCACTATCCGCAGCCGGAGCGCAGTAGCTGCCGCTTGCTGTCGCTGGACGGGCCGACGGGCGCGCTGACGCACGGTACTTTCACCGATCTGCTCGATAAGCTCAACCCTGGCGATCTGCTGGTCTTTAACAACACCCGGGTGATCCCGGCGCGTCTGTTTGGCCGTAAAGCCAGCGGCGGCAAGATTGAAGTGCTGGTCGAGCGAATGCTGGATGATAAACGTATTCTGGCACATATTCGCGCCTCTAAAGCGCCGAAGCCGGGGGCGGAGCTGCTGTTAGGCGATGACGAAAGCATTAACGCCACAATGCTGGCGCGCCACGGCGCACTGTTTGAAGTTGAGTTCAACGATGAGCGCCCGGTGCTCGATATTCTGAACAGCATCGGTCATATGCCGCTGCCGCCGTATATCGACCGCCCGGACGAACACGCCGATCGCGAGCTGTACCAGACAGTTTACGGCACCAAGCCGGGCGCGGTCGCCGCGCCGACCGCCGGCTTGCATTTTGACGACCCGCTGCTGGAAAAACTGCGCGCTAAAGGCATTGAGATGGCGTTTGTGACGCTGCACGTTGGCGCGGGGACCTTCCAGCCGGTGCGAGTCGACAGCATCGAAGAGCACATCATGCACTCAGAATATGCGGAGGTGCCGCAGGATGTGGTTGATGCGGTTCTGGCGGCGAAAGCGCGCGGTAACCGCGTCATCGCCGTCGGCACCACTTCCGTGCGTTCGCTGGAAAGCGCGGCGCAGGCGGCTAAAAATGGCCTGATTGAGCCGTTCTTTGCCGATACGCAGATCTTTATCTATCCGGGATATCAGTACAAAGTCATCGATGCGCTGGTGACTAACTTCCATCTCCCTGAATCCACACTGATTATGTTGGTCTCCGCTTTCGCTGGCTATCAGCACACCATGAACGCCTATAAGGCTGCGGTAGAACAAAAATATCGCTTTTTTAGCTACGGGGACGCGATGTTTATCACGTACAATCCGCAGGCTATTTCTGAGCGTCCCTAA
- a CDS encoding hydrolase, with product MSIRELIDPSNSTLIFIDHQPQMAFGVANIDRQTLKNNTVALAKAGKIFNVPVIYTSVETKSFSGYIWPELLAVHPEVKPIERTSMNSWEDAGFVNAVKATGRKKLIISALWTEVCLTFPALMALEEDYEVYVVTDTSGGTSVDAHERAIDRMVQAGAVPVTWQQVLLEYQRDWSRKETYDAVMDLVREHSGAYGMGVDYAYTMVHGAPERKA from the coding sequence ATGTCTATTCGTGAACTGATTGATCCGTCTAATTCCACCCTTATTTTTATTGACCACCAGCCGCAAATGGCTTTTGGTGTGGCCAATATCGATCGCCAGACGCTGAAAAATAACACCGTCGCGTTGGCCAAAGCGGGCAAGATTTTTAACGTTCCGGTTATTTATACCTCTGTCGAAACCAAAAGCTTCAGCGGCTATATCTGGCCAGAACTGCTGGCGGTTCATCCTGAAGTGAAACCGATTGAACGTACTTCTATGAACTCCTGGGAAGACGCCGGTTTTGTTAATGCGGTGAAAGCCACCGGACGTAAAAAACTGATTATTTCCGCGCTGTGGACTGAAGTGTGCCTGACCTTCCCGGCGCTGATGGCGCTGGAAGAAGATTATGAAGTGTACGTGGTAACCGATACCTCCGGCGGTACCTCCGTTGACGCTCACGAGCGCGCCATCGACCGTATGGTGCAGGCCGGCGCGGTACCGGTGACCTGGCAGCAGGTCCTGCTGGAGTACCAGCGCGACTGGTCACGTAAAGAGACTTATGACGCGGTGATGGATCTGGTTCGCGAACATAGCGGCGCCTACGGTATGGGCGTGGATTATGCTTATACCATGGTGCACGGCGCGCCGGAACGTAAAGCCTAA
- a CDS encoding antibiotic biosynthesis monooxygenase: MAQQKSVTLVISHHLDPQNGQRYEAWLGKIMPVAAEFPGHLGANVIRPAAGQNLWSVIIRFDTIEHLYAWTQSETRRELVAEIAPFLNDGDRTEIRTEPAFWFTPPAANIRQPLRWKQFLITLLVIFPSTNLVPWLTGMALPELRGSLLLHLINDALVVALVVWLWMPIVTRLFAGWLKKN; this comes from the coding sequence ATGGCGCAACAGAAATCAGTGACGCTGGTCATCAGTCATCATCTCGATCCACAAAACGGCCAGCGGTATGAAGCATGGTTGGGCAAAATCATGCCGGTTGCGGCGGAGTTTCCCGGCCATCTTGGCGCCAACGTGATCCGTCCGGCGGCCGGGCAAAATCTCTGGAGCGTGATAATTCGCTTCGACACCATTGAACATCTCTACGCCTGGACGCAGTCGGAAACCCGTCGTGAATTAGTCGCGGAAATCGCGCCGTTTCTCAATGATGGCGATCGTACCGAAATCCGCACCGAACCGGCGTTCTGGTTTACCCCGCCTGCGGCCAATATTCGCCAGCCGCTGCGCTGGAAACAGTTCCTGATAACCCTGCTGGTCATCTTCCCAAGTACCAACCTGGTACCATGGCTGACCGGCATGGCGCTACCGGAGTTACGGGGAAGCTTGTTACTGCATCTGATTAACGATGCCCTGGTGGTCGCGTTGGTGGTCTGGTTGTGGATGCCTATCGTGACCCGTCTGTTTGCCGGTTGGTTGAAAAAAAACTAG
- the brnQ gene encoding branched-chain amino acid transporter carrier protein BrnQ — translation MTHQLKSRDIIALGFMTFALFVGAGNIIFPPMVGLQAGEHVWTAAIGFLITAVGLPVLTVVALAKVGGGVERLSSPIGKVAGILLAVVCYLAVGPLFATPRTATVSFEVGIAPLTGDGALPLLIYSVIYFALVILVSLYPGKLLDTVGNFLAPLKIIALVVLAVAAVIWPAGPISDAMEAYRTAPFSNGFVNGYLTMDTLGAMVFGIVIVNAARSRGVSEARLLTRYTVWAGLMAGVGLTLLYLALFRLGSDSATLVDQSANGAAILHSYVQHTFGGAGSFLLAALIFIACLVTAVGLTCACAEFFAQYLPLSYRSLVFILGLFSMAVSNLGLSHLIQISIPVLTAIYPPCIALVVLSFTRGWWHNSSRVIAPAMFISLMFGIIDGVKASAFADILPQWTASLPLAAQGLAWLLPTAVMAVLAAIIDRAAGSPVVSKAH, via the coding sequence TCGCGCTGTTCGTTGGCGCAGGCAACATTATCTTCCCTCCGATGGTTGGCTTACAGGCCGGCGAACACGTCTGGACCGCAGCCATTGGCTTCCTGATTACCGCCGTGGGTTTGCCGGTGCTAACGGTAGTCGCGCTGGCGAAAGTCGGCGGCGGCGTTGAGCGTCTGAGCTCGCCAATCGGCAAAGTTGCGGGCATTCTGCTGGCCGTGGTGTGCTACCTGGCGGTTGGGCCGCTGTTCGCGACCCCGCGTACCGCAACCGTTTCATTTGAAGTGGGGATTGCTCCACTGACCGGCGACGGCGCGCTGCCGCTGCTTATCTATAGCGTTATCTATTTCGCGCTGGTGATTCTGGTTTCCCTCTATCCGGGCAAACTGCTGGATACCGTCGGCAATTTCCTGGCGCCGCTGAAAATTATCGCCCTGGTCGTGCTCGCGGTGGCTGCGGTTATCTGGCCGGCTGGCCCGATTAGCGACGCGATGGAAGCCTATCGTACCGCGCCGTTCTCTAATGGTTTCGTCAATGGTTATCTGACCATGGACACGCTGGGGGCGATGGTCTTTGGTATCGTTATCGTCAATGCCGCGCGTTCCCGCGGCGTTAGCGAAGCCCGATTGCTGACCCGATACACCGTCTGGGCTGGTCTGATGGCCGGCGTGGGCCTGACGCTGCTGTACCTGGCGCTGTTCCGCCTGGGTTCCGATAGCGCGACGCTGGTCGATCAGTCGGCAAACGGCGCGGCTATTCTGCACTCCTACGTGCAGCATACCTTCGGCGGCGCGGGCAGCTTCCTGCTGGCGGCATTGATATTTATCGCCTGTCTGGTCACCGCGGTTGGCCTGACCTGCGCCTGCGCTGAGTTCTTCGCGCAGTATCTGCCGCTGTCGTATCGTTCGCTGGTGTTTATTCTCGGCCTGTTCTCCATGGCGGTTTCTAACCTGGGGCTCAGCCATCTGATTCAGATCTCGATTCCGGTGTTAACCGCTATTTATCCGCCGTGTATCGCACTGGTGGTATTAAGCTTTACCCGCGGTTGGTGGCATAATTCCTCCCGCGTTATCGCGCCGGCAATGTTTATCAGCCTGATGTTTGGTATCATTGACGGTGTTAAAGCATCGGCGTTCGCAGATATCCTGCCGCAATGGACCGCGAGCCTGCCGCTGGCAGCGCAAGGTCTGGCATGGTTGCTGCCAACCGCGGTGATGGCTGTGCTGGCCGCGATCATCGATCGCGCAGCGGGTAGCCCGGTGGTCTCAAAAGCCCACTAA
- a CDS encoding amidohydrolase, giving the protein MSQTATLILTHGQIHTLDRANPLAEAVAIADGKILATGSHDRIMTFAAEGTQIVDLKGHTVIPGLNDSHLHLIRGGLNYNLELRWEGVPSLADALRMLKDQADRTPSPQWVRVVGGWSEFQFAERRMPTLEELNEAAPDTPVFVLHLYDRALLNRAALKAVGYTKETPDPAGGEIVRDNNGNPTGMLIAKPNAMILYATLAKGPKLPLELQVNSTRQFMRELNRLGLTSAIDAGGGFQNYPEDYEIIEQLHAKEQMTVRIAYNLFTQRPKQELDDFERWTDMLKPGQGTDFYRANGAGEMLVFSAADFEDFLQPRPDLPQGMEDELERVVRHLVEHRWPFRLHATYDESISRMLDVFEKVNRDIPFNGLHWFFDHAETITERNIERVKALGGGIAVQHRMAFQGEYFVDRYGKEAVKHTPPVAKMLELDVPVGLGTDATRVASYNPWTALYWLVSGRTVGGMAMYDDNNRLPRDVALELWTAGSAWFSSEQGKKGRIEKGQLADLVVLSKDYFSVAEEEIKGIESVLTVVDGKVVYAAGHFSPLAPPPIPVLPEWSPVVKVPGHYRSAPPAAAKIGAVVQMHQCCGSCGVHGHQHDIARKSSIPVADEQAFWGVLGCSCFAF; this is encoded by the coding sequence ATGTCGCAAACTGCCACACTGATTCTGACCCACGGTCAGATTCATACACTCGACCGCGCGAACCCACTGGCGGAAGCCGTGGCCATCGCCGATGGAAAAATTCTCGCGACCGGAAGCCACGATCGAATCATGACGTTCGCCGCCGAGGGGACGCAAATTGTCGATCTTAAAGGCCATACGGTGATCCCAGGTCTTAACGACTCCCACCTGCACCTGATTCGTGGCGGCCTGAACTATAACCTCGAGCTGCGCTGGGAAGGCGTGCCATCGCTGGCGGATGCGCTGCGTATGCTAAAAGATCAGGCCGATCGCACGCCGTCGCCGCAGTGGGTGAGGGTGGTCGGCGGCTGGAGCGAATTCCAGTTTGCCGAACGCCGCATGCCGACGCTGGAAGAGCTGAATGAAGCGGCGCCTGACACGCCGGTATTCGTGCTGCATCTGTACGATCGCGCGCTGCTTAACCGCGCGGCGCTGAAAGCCGTTGGCTATACCAAAGAGACGCCGGACCCGGCGGGCGGCGAGATCGTTCGCGATAACAACGGCAACCCGACCGGAATGCTGATCGCCAAACCTAATGCCATGATCCTGTATGCGACGCTGGCCAAAGGACCGAAGCTGCCGCTTGAGCTGCAGGTCAACTCCACGCGCCAGTTTATGCGCGAACTGAACCGTTTAGGATTAACCAGCGCCATCGATGCCGGCGGTGGTTTCCAGAACTACCCGGAAGATTACGAAATTATCGAGCAACTGCACGCCAAAGAGCAGATGACCGTTCGTATCGCCTATAACCTCTTTACCCAGCGGCCCAAGCAGGAGCTGGACGATTTCGAGCGCTGGACCGATATGCTGAAGCCGGGGCAGGGCACCGATTTCTATCGTGCCAACGGCGCTGGTGAAATGCTGGTCTTCTCGGCGGCGGATTTTGAAGATTTCCTGCAGCCGCGGCCGGATCTGCCGCAAGGCATGGAAGATGAGCTGGAGCGGGTGGTGCGTCATCTGGTGGAACACCGCTGGCCTTTCCGTCTGCATGCCACCTACGATGAGTCGATTAGCCGAATGCTGGATGTGTTCGAAAAGGTGAACCGCGATATTCCGTTTAACGGCCTGCACTGGTTCTTCGATCACGCCGAGACCATCACCGAACGTAATATTGAACGCGTGAAGGCGCTAGGCGGCGGTATCGCGGTGCAGCACCGGATGGCTTTCCAGGGCGAGTATTTCGTCGATCGCTACGGCAAAGAGGCGGTGAAACATACGCCGCCGGTGGCGAAAATGCTGGAACTGGACGTACCGGTAGGCTTGGGTACCGATGCGACCCGCGTCGCCAGTTATAACCCGTGGACCGCGCTGTACTGGCTGGTTTCCGGACGTACCGTCGGCGGCATGGCGATGTACGACGATAACAACCGTTTGCCGCGCGACGTCGCCCTTGAGCTATGGACCGCCGGTAGCGCATGGTTCTCCAGCGAGCAGGGTAAAAAAGGACGCATTGAGAAAGGGCAACTGGCTGACCTGGTGGTGCTGTCAAAAGACTACTTCAGCGTTGCGGAAGAGGAAATTAAAGGTATTGAGTCGGTATTGACCGTCGTTGATGGCAAGGTGGTGTACGCGGCCGGCCATTTCTCGCCGCTGGCGCCGCCGCCAATTCCGGTATTGCCGGAGTGGTCGCCGGTGGTAAAAGTGCCAGGGCATTATCGCTCGGCGCCGCCTGCGGCCGCGAAGATTGGCGCGGTGGTGCAGATGCACCAGTGCTGCGGCAGCTGCGGCGTGCACGGACATCAGCATGATATTGCGCGCAAGTCGTCGATTCCGGTGGCGGATGAGCAGGCTTTCTGGGGCGTATTAGGCTGTTCTTGCTTCGCGTTCTGA
- the malZ gene encoding maltodextrin glucosidase, producing the protein MLKAWHLPVAPFIKEQQERLVITLWLSGETMPQRITLRAEEDNEELSLPMQRLRQSPHADVVAWRGEINLMNGQPRRRYSFKLLWADRQLWFTPQGFQRFPPARLEQFAVDVPDSGPQWVPDQVFYQIFPDRFARSEAREAGQDEVYYHHAAGQDIVLKAWDEPLTGEAGGSTFYGGDLDGISEKLPYLKQLGVTALYLNPVFVAPSVHKYDTADYRRVDPQFGGDAALLRLRHNTQREGMRLILDGVFNHTGDSHPWFDRHQQASNGACHQPDSPWREWFNFSPDGVAHNWLGYASLPKLDYRSSSLVNEIYAGEDSVVRHWLKAPWSMDGWRLDVVHMLGEDGGARNNLRHIAGITQAAKREQPEAFVFGEHFGDARQWLQADAEDAAMNYRGFTFPLWGFLANTDISYDPQHIDAQTCMAWMDNYRAGLSHQQQLRMFNQLDSHDTARFKSLLGKDVARLPLAVVWLFCWPGVPCIYYGDEVGVDGNNDPFCRKPFPWDPALQDENLLALYKRMTTLRKGHQALRYGGCQVIYAEDNVVVFVRVYKQQRVLVAINRGHACEVVIDASPLLEGKTWQRKEGAGEMHDDVLSLPAISASVWCSR; encoded by the coding sequence ATGTTGAAGGCCTGGCACCTGCCGGTTGCTCCTTTTATTAAAGAGCAGCAGGAACGACTCGTTATCACATTGTGGCTAAGCGGCGAAACAATGCCACAGCGAATTACGCTGCGCGCAGAAGAAGACAATGAAGAGCTGTCGTTGCCCATGCAGCGCCTGCGCCAATCCCCACACGCCGATGTCGTCGCCTGGCGTGGAGAGATAAACCTGATGAACGGCCAGCCGCGCCGCCGCTATAGCTTTAAGCTGCTGTGGGCGGACCGTCAGTTGTGGTTTACGCCGCAGGGATTCCAGCGTTTCCCGCCCGCGAGGCTGGAGCAGTTTGCGGTCGATGTGCCGGATAGCGGCCCGCAGTGGGTCCCCGATCAGGTCTTTTATCAAATTTTCCCCGATCGTTTCGCCCGTAGCGAGGCGCGAGAAGCCGGGCAGGACGAGGTTTATTACCACCATGCGGCCGGCCAGGATATTGTGCTAAAAGCGTGGGATGAGCCGTTAACCGGCGAGGCGGGCGGTTCGACCTTTTATGGCGGCGACCTCGACGGTATTAGCGAGAAGCTTCCTTATCTGAAGCAGCTTGGCGTGACCGCGCTGTATCTCAATCCGGTATTCGTCGCGCCCAGCGTACATAAATACGATACCGCTGATTATCGCCGTGTCGATCCGCAGTTCGGTGGCGATGCCGCGCTGCTGCGCCTGCGCCACAATACGCAGCGTGAAGGGATGCGCCTGATCCTCGACGGCGTGTTTAACCATACCGGTGACTCGCACCCGTGGTTCGATCGCCACCAGCAGGCGAGCAACGGCGCCTGCCATCAGCCGGATTCACCGTGGCGTGAGTGGTTTAATTTTTCCCCGGACGGGGTGGCGCATAACTGGCTGGGTTACGCCAGTCTGCCAAAACTTGACTACCGTTCATCGAGCCTGGTTAACGAAATCTATGCGGGTGAAGACAGCGTGGTGCGCCACTGGTTAAAAGCGCCGTGGAGTATGGACGGCTGGCGGCTGGACGTGGTGCATATGCTGGGCGAGGATGGCGGCGCGCGTAATAACCTGCGTCATATTGCTGGTATCACCCAGGCGGCGAAGCGGGAGCAGCCGGAGGCTTTTGTATTCGGCGAACATTTTGGCGATGCGCGTCAGTGGCTGCAGGCTGATGCCGAAGACGCGGCGATGAACTATCGCGGTTTTACCTTCCCGCTGTGGGGCTTCCTCGCCAATACCGATATTTCCTACGATCCGCAGCACATCGATGCGCAAACCTGTATGGCGTGGATGGACAACTATCGCGCCGGGCTGTCGCATCAGCAGCAATTGCGGATGTTTAACCAACTGGACAGCCACGATACCGCACGTTTTAAATCCTTGCTGGGTAAGGATGTGGCGCGACTGCCGCTGGCGGTGGTCTGGCTGTTCTGTTGGCCGGGCGTTCCGTGTATTTACTATGGTGACGAAGTCGGCGTCGATGGCAACAACGATCCCTTCTGCCGTAAACCCTTCCCATGGGATCCGGCGCTGCAGGATGAAAACTTGTTGGCGTTATATAAGCGTATGACCACCTTGCGTAAGGGGCATCAGGCGCTGCGCTATGGCGGCTGCCAGGTCATCTATGCGGAAGATAACGTGGTGGTCTTTGTTCGCGTTTACAAACAGCAGCGGGTGCTGGTGGCGATAAACCGCGGTCATGCCTGCGAGGTGGTAATCGACGCATCGCCTTTGCTGGAGGGGAAAACGTGGCAGCGAAAAGAAGGCGCGGGCGAGATGCACGATGATGTGCTGAGTTTGCCCGCGATTTCCGCAAGCGTCTGGTGTAGCCGTTAA
- a CDS encoding LysR family transcriptional regulator, with protein MRLNLDVLLILDALDRHGSFALAAESLFKTPAALSYMIQKLENDLNISLLDRSGHRAKFTDTGKMMLEKGRLLLNAANDLEKQAQLLSSGWERDLAIALDDSFPFQALLPLIEKFYAQYPQTRLNFTHHTLAGSWEELTHNGADIILGAINEPPTSAEWSWKMLGAMDNVFVVAPGHPLAATTQPLTNKQLSLHRAVVISDSARYCHPLNSNLLDEQEQIRVDDFATKVALLRAGLGCGFLPRHIALPWLESGELLEKPVISSREKDITYMAWRSGNNGLAQRWWREAILEDSCLSQLYR; from the coding sequence ATGCGTTTAAACCTTGATGTACTTTTGATTCTTGATGCTCTGGATAGGCATGGCTCGTTCGCGCTGGCGGCGGAGTCGCTATTTAAAACCCCCGCCGCGCTGAGCTATATGATCCAAAAACTGGAAAACGATCTAAACATCAGTCTACTGGATCGTTCCGGACACCGGGCGAAATTTACCGATACCGGTAAAATGATGCTGGAAAAGGGGCGCCTGCTGCTCAATGCCGCCAACGATCTGGAAAAACAGGCGCAGCTGCTGAGTTCCGGATGGGAGCGGGATCTGGCGATTGCGCTGGACGACTCTTTCCCTTTCCAGGCGCTATTGCCGCTGATTGAAAAGTTTTACGCGCAATATCCGCAAACCCGGCTCAACTTTACCCACCATACCCTGGCGGGCTCGTGGGAAGAACTGACTCACAACGGCGCGGATATTATTCTTGGGGCGATTAACGAACCGCCGACTTCAGCGGAATGGTCGTGGAAAATGCTCGGCGCGATGGACAACGTGTTCGTTGTCGCGCCCGGCCACCCGCTGGCGGCAACGACCCAGCCGCTGACCAACAAACAACTCAGCCTGCATCGCGCGGTGGTTATTAGCGATAGCGCCCGCTACTGTCATCCACTGAACAGCAACCTGCTCGATGAGCAGGAGCAAATCCGGGTAGATGATTTCGCCACCAAAGTCGCGCTCCTGCGCGCCGGTTTGGGATGCGGATTCCTGCCCCGCCACATCGCCCTCCCGTGGCTGGAGAGCGGTGAGTTGCTGGAGAAACCGGTGATTTCGAGCCGTGAGAAAGATATAACCTATATGGCCTGGCGTAGCGGCAATAACGGTCTGGCTCAGCGCTGGTGGCGAGAGGCTATTCTCGAAGATAGCTGTCTGAGCCAGCTCTACCGTTAA
- the acpH gene encoding ACP phosphodiesterase: protein MNFLAHLHLAHLADSSLPGNLLADFVRGNPQGEYPADVVDGIYMHRRIDVMTDNLAEVKTAREWFRPETRRVAPISLDVMWDHFLSHHWAQLSPDLPLNEFVRYAHAQVAQILPDSPPRFVNLNEYMWSERWLERYQDMEFIQRVLNGMASRRPRLDALRDSWYDLDNHYGQLEQQFWRFYPRMMEQAKKRTL from the coding sequence ATGAATTTTCTCGCGCATTTACATCTCGCCCATCTTGCGGATAGCTCGCTGCCGGGCAACCTGCTGGCCGATTTTGTCCGCGGTAACCCGCAGGGCGAGTATCCTGCGGATGTGGTTGACGGCATTTATATGCATCGGCGTATAGATGTAATGACCGACAATCTGGCGGAAGTTAAAACGGCGCGCGAATGGTTTCGCCCCGAGACCCGCCGCGTCGCGCCAATTTCCCTCGACGTCATGTGGGATCATTTCCTGTCGCATCACTGGGCGCAGCTGTCGCCGGATCTGCCGCTAAACGAGTTTGTGCGTTACGCCCACGCGCAGGTAGCGCAAATTCTGCCGGATTCGCCGCCGCGCTTTGTTAATCTCAACGAATATATGTGGTCCGAACGCTGGCTGGAACGTTATCAGGATATGGAATTCATTCAGCGCGTCCTGAACGGTATGGCCAGTCGCCGCCCGCGCCTCGATGCGCTGCGTGATTCATGGTACGACCTTGATAACCACTATGGGCAGCTGGAGCAGCAATTCTGGCGTTTTTATCCGCGAATGATGGAGCAGGCGAAAAAGAGAACGCTGTAA